One window from the genome of Manis pentadactyla isolate mManPen7 chromosome 15, mManPen7.hap1, whole genome shotgun sequence encodes:
- the ANKRD11 gene encoding ankyrin repeat domain-containing protein 11 isoform X2, translating to MPKAGCSKAPQQEESPPSNDMVERQTGKKDKDKVSLTKTPKLDRSDGAKEVRERATKRKLPFTVGANGEQKDSDTEKQGPERKRIKKEPVTRKAGLLFGMGLSGIRAGYPLSERQQVALLMQMTAEESANSPVDTTPKHPSQSTVCQKGTPNSASKTKDKVNKRNERGETRLHRAAIRGDARRIKELISEGADVNVKDFAGWTALHEACNRGYYDVAKQLLAAGAEVNTKGLDDDTPLHDAANNGHYKVVKLLLRYGGNPQQSNRKGETPLKVASSPTMVNLLLGKGTYTSSEESSTESSEEEDAPSFAPSSSVDGNNTDSEFEKGLKHKAKNPEPQKTAAPVKDEYEFDEDDEQDRVPPVDDKHLLKKDYRKETKSNSFISIPKMEVKSYTKNNTIAPKKATHRILSDTSDEDVGVPVGTGEKLRLSAHSALPGNKMREPPSSKQQKEKNKVKKKRKKEPKGKEVRFGKRSDKFCSSESESQSSESGGDDGDSVGSPGRLKESPLVLRDPALFSSLSASSSSSLGSCTTQKHNPSHTDQHTKHWRTDNWKAVSSPAWSEASSLSDSTRTRLTSESDGSSEGSSVESLKPVRRKREPRRRGGLQSGLPDKRTPFPCSVDGAVPKLDKEGKVVKKHKTKHRHRTKEKGACAAGQELKLKSFTYEYEDCKQRPDKAILLDSDVCADSKVKASRHDREHARREERLGRARPEEKEWLFKDEVLKAPRDERPPKRGKETSRGGSRPLREDKDRANRAEREKPAKEKSPREEKLRLHKEERKRKSRDRTSKLEKKNDFKEDKIPKEKEKTFKEDKLKREKVYQEDPTFDEYCNKNQFLENEDTKFSLSDDQQDRWFSDLSDSSFDFKGEDSWDSPVTDYRDLKNESVARLILETVKEDKEKKREGKPREKRGDRDAPLRKRDRDGLDRTSEKRRDAAEKHKGVPSCPPEKDKKRRESAEGGRERRDGRVRPEDMHREDPREQGGEGGLRDRPDCDCGKGLEPWERHHATRDKEKRERPKSERARDKAGDKDRGEKSTLEKCPKDKELDKCFKEKRDAKEKHKDRERKASLDQVKEKREKSFAGITPEDFSERKDEKKGKEKSWYIADIFTDESEDEKIDYPASGLKAAEPGDGQTERDDGRELPPPDRARKHSAERQHADKQRDRELREKRKEKGATEAGRDKREKALEKHRDKKDKEPAERHKDRRERALADAPQEKRGRQRPPERAERKPSAEDKARSRHRERPDREHCRDKRAPRSSEGERSLLEKLEAEALHGFREDADDRGSEASSDSFVDRGPEPGLSALLEASLTDALEERPRDKERHRHSSSSSKKSHDRERGKKEKKERAEEPRDAGGRRGSGQCEKGLPEADAGGAPYNTRADVEDEPDRAGELFSAERREKNDSDREPSKKAEKELKPYGSGAVSAPKEKRRRERHRERWRDEKEKPRDRPGDGLPRHRDKDTPPGPSKDKCRDESLRPNEARPKEKFRENPEREKGDVTKASNGTDRPLPSRDPGRRDGRPREKLLGDGDLMMTSFERMLSQKDLEIEERHKRHKERMKQMEKMRHRSGDPRLKERARLAEDARKRGDGPPRKTLGLDPAPKDRKPKDPLPAAESKPQPGPAVDARDWVAGPHMKEALPASPRPDQSRPTGVPTPASVVSCPSYEEAMHTPRTPSCSADDYTDLVFDCPDPQPASSTPTSACSPSFFDRFSMAAGGISETPGQTPTRPPCTSLYRSISVDIRRTPEEEFSIGDKLFRQQSMPATSSYDSPGQHLEDKAPGPPGPAEKLACLSPGYYSPDYGVPSPRADALHCPPAVVTITPSPEGAFSGLQAKSPPHREEPSAPSMEGALPPDLGLPLDATEDQQATAAIIPPEPSYLEPLEEGPFSTVITEEPVGWAHATTSEQGLCAGLIGSAPENPVNWPVGPELLLKSPQRFPESPKHFCPAESLHPAAPGPFGATEPPFAVSPVSYPLSVAEPGLEDIKDATAVEAAPATIPTSEEPGPFTPSSRLEAFFSDCKPLPDTPPDPPPEPACMTITQAEALGPLENSFLENGPNLSALGPVEPGPWPDAFTTSEDDLDLGPFSLPELPLQTKEVSDIQAEPVEESPLVPVGNAPTGAPPVLDSGEVVASAAEEPLAVPPDQVATQLPAEPETSEELQPDVVLEATGEARVATEGRAPEDTDFGVGPTPVLEQCLSGSVDEAQGQDPLATPLSAPDPAMDGLAQACVADGAGPNDSAGLEVPPGSVQPEAAEPEPKPPAEAPKAPRVEEVPQRMTRTRAQMLANQHRQSASPSEREPVPTPASRAKGRGSEEEDPQAQHPRKRRLQRSSQQPPPPSTSTRQTREVIQQTLAAIVDAIKLDAIEPYHSDRSNPYFEYLQIRKKIEEKRKILCYISPQAPQCYAEYVTYTGSYLLDGKPLSKLHIPVIAPPPSLAEPLKELFKQQEAVRGKLRLQHSIEREKLIVSCEQEILRVHCRAARTIANQAVPFSACTMLLDSEVYNMPLESQGDENKSVRDRFNARQFISWLQDVDDKYDRMKTCLLMRQQHEAAALNAVQRMEWQLKVQELDPAGHKSLCVNEVPSFYVPMVDVNDDFVLLPA from the exons GTGGTGAAGCTGCTGCTGCGGTACGGAGGGAACCCCCAGCAGAGCAACAGGAAGGGCGAGACGCCGCTGAAGGTGGCCAGCTCCCCAACCATGGTGAACCTGCTGCTGGGCAAGGGCACCTACACGTCCAGCGAGGAGAGCTCCACGG AGAGCTCCGAGGAGGAAGACGCCCCGTCATTCGCACCTTCCAGCTCAGTTGATGGCAATAACACGGACTCGGAGTTTGAAAAAGGCCTCAAGCACAAGGCTAAGAATCCTGAGCCTCAGAAAACTGCGGCCCCTGTCAAGGACGAGTATGAGTTCGACGAGGATGACGAGCAGGACAGAGTCCCTCCAGTGGACGACAAACACTTACTGAAAAAGGATTACAGGAAAGAGACAAAGTCAAATAGCTTCATTTCTATACCCAAAATGGAAGTGAAAAGTTACACTAAAAATAACACAATTGCACCAAAGAAAGCGACTCATCGCATCTTGTCAGACACGTCAGACGAGGATGTCGGTGTTCCGGTGGGGACaggggagaaactgaggctctcgGCCCACTCGGCATTGCCCGGTAACAAAATGAGGGAGCCTCCCAGCTCAAagcagcagaaggaaaagaataaagtgaaaaaGAAGCGGAAGAAAGAGCCGAAAGGCAAAGAAGTACGTTTTGGGAAAAGGAGCGACAAGTTCTGTTCTTCTGAGTCAGAGAGCCAGTCCTCGGAGAGCGGTGGGGATGACGGCGACTCAGTGGGCAGCCCCGGCCGCCTGAAGGAGTCCCCGCTGGTGCTGAGGGACCCCGCGCTGTTCAGCTCCCTGTCGGCCTCCTCCAGTTCATCGCTGGGGAGCTGCACCACCCAGAAGCATAACCccagccacacagaccagcaCACCAAGCACTGGCGGACAGACAATTGGAAGGCCGTTTCCTCTCCCGCCTGGTCAGAGGCCAGCTCTTTATCAGACTCCACGAGGACGAGACTGACAAGTGAGTCTGATGGCTCCTCCGAGGGCTCCAGCGTGGAGTCACTGAAGCCAGTGAGGCGGAAGCGGGAGCCTCGGAGGCGGGGCGGCCTGCAGAGCGGGCTGCCTGACAAGAGGACCCCCTTTCCCTGCAGTGTGGATGGCGCTGTCCCCAAGCTGGACAAGGAGGGGAAAGTGGtcaagaaacacaaaacaaagcacAGACACAGGACCAAGGAGAAGGGCGCCTGTGCTGCTGGCCAGGAgctcaagctgaagagcttcacTTACGAGTACGAGGACTGCAAGCAGAGGCCGGACAAGGCGATCCTGCTAGACAGCGACGTCTGCGCTGACAGCAAAGTAAAAGCCTCGAGGCACGACCGAGAGCATGCGAGGCGGGAGGAGCGGCTCGGCAGGGCGCGGCCAGAGGAGAAAGAGTGGCTCTTCAAGGACGAGGTGCTGAAGGCCCCCAGAGATGAAAGGCCCCCAAAAAGAGGCAAGGAAACGAGCAGGGGTGGGAGCCGGCCGCTCCGAGAAGACAAGGACCGCGCAAACAGGGCCGAGAGGGAGAAGCCGGCAAAGGAGAAGTCCCCGagagaggagaaactgaggctccacaaagaggaaagaaagaggaagtcTAGAGACAGGACCTCAAAGCTagagaaaaagaatgatttcAAAGAGGACAAAATTCCAAAAGAGAAGGAGAAGACCTTCAAAGAAGATAAACTCAAACGAGAAAAAGTTTACCAGGAAGACCCTACGTTTGACGAGTATTGTAACAAAAATCAGTTTTTGGAGAATGAAGATACCAAATTTAGCCTTTCTGATGATCAGCAAGACAGGTGGTTTTCTGATCTGTCAGATTCCTCCTTTGATTTCAAGGGGGAGGACAGCTGGGACTCGCCTGTGACCGACTACAGGGACCTTAAAAATGAGTCTGTGGCCAGGCTGATCTTGGAAACGGTGAAAGAGGACAAGGAGAAGAAGCGGGAAGGCAAACCCCGGGAGAAGCGGGGCGACCGAGATGCCCCCCTCAGGAAGAGGGACAGGGATGGCCTGGACAGGACCTCTGAGAAGAGGAGAGACGCAGCCGAGAAGCACAAGGGAGTCCCCAGCTGTCCCCCAGAGAAGGACAAAAAGCGGCGGGAGTCTGCTGAGGGCGGGCGGGAGCGCAGGGATGGCAGGGTCAGGCCCGAGGACATGCACCGGGAGGACCCCAGAGAGCAGGGTGGCGAGGGCGGCCTCAGGGACAGGCCGGACTGCGACTGTGGGAAGGGCCTGGAGCCTTGGGAGCGGCACCATGCCACCAGGgacaaggagaagagggagaggccGAAGTCAGAGAGGGCGCGGGACAAGGCCGGCGACAAGGACCGGGGCGAGAAGTCTACCCTTGAGAAATGCCCAAAGGACAAGGAGCTGGACAAGTGTTTTAAGGAGAAAAGAGATGCTAAGGAAAAGCataaagacagagagaggaaagcaTCTCTTGACCAAGTcaaagaaaagagggagaagagTTTCGCTGGGATTACCCCAGAGGACTTCTCAGAGAGAAAAGACGagaaaaaggggaaagagaaaagcTGGTACATCGCAGACATATTCACAGATGAAAGCGAGGACGAGAAGATCGATTACCCAGCCAGCGGGCTCAAGGCCGCGGAGCCCGGCGACGGGCAGACAGAGCGGGATGACGGGCGGGAGCTGCCGCCCCCCGACAGAGCCCGGAAGCACTCGGCCGAGCGGCAGCACGCGGACAAGCAGAGGGACCGGGAGCTcagggagaagaggaaggagaagggggccACGGAGGCGGGGAGGGACAAGAGGGAAAAGGCCCTCGAGAAGCACAGAGACAAGAAGGACAAAGAGCCGGCCGAGAGGCACAAGGACAGGAGGGAGCGCGCCCTGGCCGACGCCCCCCAGGAGAAGAGGGGCAGGCAGAGGCCTCCCGAGAGAGCGGAGAGGAAGCCCTCGGCCGAGGACAAGGCCAGGAGCCGGCACAGGGAGCGGCCGGACCGGGAGCACTGCCGAGACAAGAGGGCGCCGCGGAGCAGCGAGGGGGAGAGGAGCCTGCTGGAGAAGCTGGAGGCGGAGGCCCTGCACGGGTTCCGGGAGGACGCCGACGACAGGGGCAGCGAGGCGTCGTCGGACAGCTTCGTGGACCGAGGGCCGGAGCCCGGCCTGAGCGCCCTCCTGGAGGCGTCCCTTACCGACGCCCTGGAGGAGAGGCCCAGGGACAAGGAGAGGCACCGGCACTCGTCGTCCTCCTCCAAGAAGAGCCACGACCGGGAGAGGGgcaagaaggagaagaaggagcGGGCGGAGGAGCCCAGGGACGCGGGCGGCAGGAGGGGCTCCGGCCAGTGCGAGAAGGGCCTCCCGGAGGCCGATGCCGGCGGTGCCCCCTACAACACGAGAGCCGACGTGGAAGACGAGCCGGATAGAGCCGGTGAGTTGTTCTCTgctgagaggagagagaagaacgACTCTGACAGAGAGCCTTCCAAGAAGGCAGAAAAGGAGCTGAAGCCTTACGGGTCCGGCGCCGTCAGCGCCCcgaaggagaagaggaggagggagcgGCACCGGGAGCGGTGGCGGGACGAGAAGGAGAAGCCCAGGGACAGGCCCGGGGACGGGCTCCCGAGGCACAGGGACAAGGACACCCCTCCAGGCCCTTCCAAAGACAAGTGCAGGGATGAAAGCCTGAGACCCAACGAGGCCAGACCGAAGGAGAAGTTCAGGGAaaacccagagagagaaaagggcgaCGTGACGAAGGCGAGCAATGGCACGGACAGGCCGCTGCCCTCCAGAGACCCGGGCAGGAGAGATGGCCGGCCCCGGGAGAAGCTCCTCGGTGATGGCGACCTCATGATGACCAGCTTCGAGAGGATGCTCTCCCAGAAGGACCTGGAGATTGAGGAAAGGCACAAACGGCACAAGGAGAGGATGAAGCAGATGGAGAAGATGCGGCACAGGTCTGGAGACCCTCGGCTCAAGGAGCGGGCAAGGCTGGCTGAGGATGCACGCAAGCGGGGGGATGGCCCCCCGAGGAAGACGCTGGGGCTGGACCCTGCCCCGAAAGACAGGAAGCCCAAGGACCCGCTGCCAGCCGCTGAGAGCAAGCCCCAGCCGGGACCTGCCGTGGATGCCAGGGACTGGGTGGCCGGCCCTCACATGAAAGAGGCCTTGCCTGCTTCCCCAAGGCCTGACCAGAGCCGGCCCACCGGGGTTCCCACCCCCGCGTCCGTGGTGTCCTGCCCCAGCTACGAGGAGGCCATGCACACACCCAGGACCCCATCCTGCAGCGCCGACGACTACACTGACCTTGTGTTTGACTGCCCGGACCCCCAGCCTGCCTCCAGCACGCCCACCAGCGCCTGCTCCCCTTCCTTTTTCGACAGGTTCTCCATGGCAGCAGGCGGGATTTCGGAAACCCCCGGTCAGACACCCACAAGGCCGCCGTGCACGAGCCTTTACCGTTCCATCTCTGTTGACATCAGGAGGACCCCCGAAGAAGAATTCAGCATTGGGGACAAGCTCTTCCGACAGCAGAGCATGCCCGCCACGTCCAGTTACGACTCACCAGGGCAGCACTTGGAGGACAAGGCCCCTGGGCCCCCAGGTCCTGCCGAGAAGTTGGCCTGCTTGTCTCCAGGGTATTACTCGCCAGACTATGGTGTCCCTTCCCCCAGAGCAGATGCTCTTCACTGCCCACCGGCTGTGGTCACCATCACCCCCTCCCCAGAGGGCGCCTTCTCTGGGTTACAAGCAAAGTCCCCTCCTCACAGGGAGGAGCCGTCGGCCCCATCCATGGAGGGAGCCCTGCCCCCCGACTTGGGCCTTCCACTGGATGCCACAGAGGACCAGCAGGCCACTGCGGCCATCATCCCCCCTGAGCCCAGCTACCTGGAGCCCCTGGAGGAGGGCCCTTTCAGCACAGTCATCACCGAGGAGCCTGTCGGGTGGGCACATGCCACCACCTCGGAGCAGGGCCTCTGTGCCGGCCTCATCGGGAGTGCCCCCGAGAACCCTGTCAACTGGCCAGTGGGGCCAGAGCTTCTGCTTAAGTCTCCACAGAGATTCCCAGAGTCCCCGAAACATTTCTGCCCTGCTGAGTCCCTCCaccctgcagccccagggcctTTTGGTGCCACGGAACCCCCTTTCGCAGTCTCCCCTGTCTCATATCCTCTGTCGGTGGCCGAGCCGGGACTCGAGGACATCAAAGATGCTACCGCGGTGGAAGCAGCCCCAGCCACCATCCCCACTTCGGAAGAGCCAGGCCCCTTCACTCCCTCCTCCAGGCTGGAGGCCTTCTTCAGTGACTGCAAGCCCCTCCCGGACACGCCCCCTGACCCACCACCCGAGCCTGCATGTATGACCATCACGCAGGCAGAGGCTCTGGGGCCCCTGGAAAACAGCTTCCTGGAAAACGGTCCCAACCTGTCGGCCCTGGGCCCAGTGGAGCCTGGGCCCTGGCCAGACGCCTTTACCACCTCAGAGGACGACTTGGACCTGGGACCTTTTTCACTGCCAGAGCTTCCTCTTCAAACGAAAGAGGTTTCTGACATCCAAGCAGAGCCTGTAGAAGAGAGTCCCCTTGTCCCTGTAGGAAATGCCCCCACAGGGGCCCCCCCAGTCCTCGACAGTGGGGAGGTCGTGGCATCAGCTGCTGAGGAGCCACTGGCAGTGCCCCCTGACCAGGTGGCCACCCAGCTCCCCGCAGAGCCTGAGACCTCAGAGGAACTGCAACCAGACGTGGTGCTGGAAGCCACAGGGGAGGCCAGGGTCGCGACAGAGGGGAGGGCCCCTGAGGACACGGACTTTGGTGTGGGGCCCACACCTGTTTTGGAGCAGTGCCTGTCAGGGAGTGTAGATGAGGCCCAGGGCCAGGACCCCCTGGCCACACCCCTCAGCGCCCCAGACCCCGCCATGGATGGCTTGGCACAGGCCTGTGTGGCAGACGGGGCCGGCCCCAATGACAGTGCTGGGCTTGAGGTGCCTCCAGGCAGTGTGCAGCCTGAAGCAGCAGAACCGGAACCCAAGCCCCCAGCCGAAGCCCCAAAGGCCCCCAGAGTGGAGGAGGTCCCGCAGCGCATGACCAGGACCCGGGCCCAGATGCTGGccaaccagcacaggcagagtgCATCCCCCTCCGAGAGGGAGCCTGtgcccaccccagcctccagGGCCAAGGGCCGCGGCTCCGAGGAGGAGGACCCACAAGCCCAGCATCCACGGAAGCGCCGCCTCCAGCGCTCCAGCCAGCAGCCACCGCCCCCCAGCACGTCCACGAGGCAGACGCGGGAGGTGATCCAGCAGACACTGGCCGCCATCGTGGATGCCATCAAGCTGGATGCCATTGAGCCCTACCACAGCGACCGCTCCAACCCGTACTTTGAGTACTTGCAGATCAGGAAGAAGATCGAGGAGAAGCGGAAGATCCTGTGCTATATCAGCCCACAGGCCCCCCAGTGCTATGCCGAGTACGTCACCTACACGGGCTCCTACCTCCTGGACGGCAAGCCGCTCAGCAAGCTGCACATTCCCGTG ATCGCCCCCCCGCCCTCCCTGGCGGAGCCCCTGAAGGAGCTGTTCAAGCAGCAGGAGGCCGTGCGGGGGAAGCTGCGCCTGCAGCACTCGATCGAGCGG GAAAAGCTGATCGTCTCCTGCGAACAGGAGATCCTGCGCGTGCACTGCAGGGCGGCGAGGACCATCGCGAACCAGGCCGTGCCGTTCAGTGCCTGCACCATGCTGCTGGACTCGGAGGTCTACAACATGCCTCTGGAGAGCCAG GGCGATGAGAACAAGTCGGTGCGTGACCGCTTCAACGCCCGCCAGTTCATCTCCTGGCTGCAGGATGTGGACGACAAGTATGACCGCATGAAG ACGTGTCTCCTGATGCGGCAGCAGCATGAGGCTGCAGCCCTCAATGCCGTGCAGAGGATGGAGTGGCAGCTGAAGGTCCAGGAGCTGGACCCTGCCGGGCACAAGTCCCTGTGTGTGAATGAGGTGCCCTCCTTCTATGTGCCCATGGTTGACGTCAACGACGACTTCGTGCTTCTGCCAGCCTGA